One stretch of Streptomyces sp. NBC_00443 DNA includes these proteins:
- a CDS encoding ABC transporter ATP-binding protein — MTETYDVHADPVPDGLDARLVVDRGGFRLDVALTVAPGEVVALLGPNGAGKTTALRALAGLTPLSGGHLRLDGAQLDRTPPESRPVGVVFQDYLLFPHLTALDNVAFGPRCQGASKAQARAQAAEWLGRLGLTDHEGAKPRKLSGGQAQRVALARALATSPRLLLLDEPLAALDARTRLEVRAQLRRHLAEFEAVAVLVTHDPLDAMVLADRLVVVEHGRVVQEGAPSHIARHPRTDYIAQLVGLNLYRGEAEGHTVRLDAGPSVTTTEDLSGPVFVAFPPSAVTLHRDRPTGSSARNLWQCQVAGLETHGDQIRADLTGELPLAADLTTVAAAELDLHPGAEVWATVKAAQTHAYPV; from the coding sequence ATGACCGAGACCTACGACGTCCACGCCGACCCCGTTCCGGACGGGCTCGACGCCCGCCTCGTCGTGGACCGTGGTGGCTTCCGCCTCGACGTGGCGCTGACCGTCGCTCCGGGCGAGGTGGTCGCGCTGCTGGGCCCGAACGGTGCGGGCAAGACCACCGCCCTGCGTGCCCTGGCCGGGCTGACCCCGCTCAGCGGTGGCCATCTGCGGCTGGACGGTGCGCAGTTGGACCGTACGCCGCCCGAGTCCCGACCGGTCGGCGTCGTTTTCCAGGACTACCTGCTCTTCCCCCACCTCACCGCGCTCGACAACGTGGCGTTCGGGCCGCGCTGCCAGGGTGCGTCCAAGGCTCAGGCGCGGGCGCAGGCCGCCGAGTGGCTCGGCCGCCTGGGACTGACGGATCACGAGGGCGCCAAGCCGCGCAAGCTGTCAGGCGGCCAGGCCCAGCGTGTCGCCCTCGCTCGTGCGCTCGCCACGAGCCCCCGGCTGCTGCTGCTCGACGAGCCGCTGGCGGCACTGGACGCCCGTACCCGTCTGGAGGTCCGTGCCCAACTCCGCCGCCACCTGGCCGAGTTCGAGGCGGTCGCCGTCCTCGTCACGCACGATCCGCTCGACGCCATGGTCCTGGCCGACCGTCTGGTCGTCGTCGAGCACGGCCGAGTCGTCCAGGAGGGCGCCCCGTCCCACATCGCCCGCCACCCCCGTACGGACTACATCGCCCAGTTGGTCGGCCTGAACCTCTACCGGGGCGAGGCCGAGGGCCACACGGTGCGACTCGATGCCGGGCCGTCCGTCACCACGACGGAGGACCTGTCCGGCCCCGTTTTCGTGGCGTTCCCGCCCAGCGCGGTCACGCTCCACCGCGACCGCCCGACCGGCTCCAGCGCCCGTAACCTGTGGCAGTGCCAGGTGGCCGGCCTGGAGACGCACGGCGACCAGATCCGCGCCGATCTCACCGGCGAACTCCCCCTGGCCGCCGACCTCACCACGGTCGCCGCCGCCGAACTCGATCTGCACCCGGGCGCGGAGGTCTGGGCGACGGTGAAGGCGGCACAGACCCACGCCTACCCCGTCTGA
- a CDS encoding YciI family protein — MEFFCYHRDRPGSLELRDQLLEEHWSYMDLFAAQMIARGPTFAADGETPSGSVHIVDLPDAAAARAFAFDEPNHQAGVYRDVLLRRWQNLLGRTMWDFPGGATEGNRYLVLGLGSGQAADQDLPPAREELIAYGPLLSDDGDAWLGTATLVRAPDPAAARAVLTPELYADVEVHAWQFGGRS, encoded by the coding sequence ATGGAGTTCTTCTGCTACCACCGTGATCGGCCCGGCTCTCTGGAACTGCGCGACCAGCTGCTGGAGGAGCACTGGTCCTACATGGACCTCTTTGCCGCGCAGATGATCGCCCGGGGGCCGACGTTCGCCGCCGACGGTGAAACGCCTTCCGGCAGCGTGCACATCGTCGACCTGCCCGATGCCGCCGCCGCCCGCGCGTTCGCCTTCGACGAGCCCAACCATCAGGCCGGCGTGTACCGGGACGTGTTGCTGCGCCGTTGGCAGAACCTGCTCGGGCGCACCATGTGGGACTTCCCCGGCGGCGCCACCGAGGGCAACCGCTACCTGGTGCTCGGCCTCGGCTCGGGACAGGCCGCCGACCAGGATCTGCCGCCCGCGCGGGAGGAGTTGATCGCCTATGGGCCCCTGCTGTCCGACGACGGCGACGCCTGGCTGGGGACGGCGACCCTGGTACGGGCACCGGACCCGGCGGCGGCACGTGCCGTACTGACGCCGGAGCTGTACGCCGATGTCGAGGTCCACGCCTGGCAGTTCGGCGGGCGGTCGTAG
- the modA gene encoding molybdate ABC transporter substrate-binding protein: protein MKTRTARRNRRTLQVAGAGAAALLALSACSSSDDSSSSKSDSSASASSSGKLSGEVTVFAAASLKESFTTLGKKFEKEHPGTKVTFSFGGSDSLAASITGGAPADVFASASPKTMKIVTDAGDASGTPSTFVRNELEIVTLPGNPGKISSLKDLTKSGLKVVLCDKEVPCGAAAQKALEASDLKLTPVSYEQDVKAALTKVELKEADAAVVYKTDVHAAGDKVDSVEFPESADAINDYPITLLKDAQNAEAAKAFIALVQSAEGQQVLTAAGFLKP from the coding sequence GTGAAGACCCGTACCGCCCGCCGGAACCGCCGGACCCTGCAGGTGGCCGGCGCAGGCGCCGCCGCGCTGCTGGCGCTGAGCGCCTGCTCGTCGTCCGACGACTCCTCCTCGTCGAAGTCGGACTCCTCCGCGTCCGCCTCCTCGTCGGGCAAGCTCTCCGGCGAGGTGACCGTGTTCGCGGCGGCCTCGCTGAAGGAGAGCTTCACGACGCTGGGCAAAAAGTTCGAGAAGGAGCACCCGGGTACGAAGGTCACCTTTTCCTTCGGCGGCAGTGACTCGCTCGCCGCGAGCATCACGGGCGGCGCTCCGGCCGACGTGTTCGCCTCGGCCAGCCCCAAGACGATGAAGATCGTCACGGATGCGGGGGACGCCTCCGGCACGCCCTCTACCTTCGTCCGCAACGAACTGGAGATCGTCACCCTGCCGGGCAACCCCGGCAAGATCTCCTCCCTCAAGGACCTCACCAAGTCGGGCCTGAAGGTCGTGCTCTGCGACAAGGAGGTGCCGTGCGGCGCCGCCGCGCAGAAGGCGCTGGAAGCGAGCGACCTGAAACTCACACCCGTCTCCTACGAGCAGGACGTCAAGGCCGCCCTGACGAAGGTCGAGCTGAAGGAGGCCGACGCGGCCGTCGTCTACAAGACGGATGTGCACGCGGCGGGTGACAAGGTGGACAGCGTGGAGTTCCCCGAGTCCGCCGACGCCATCAACGACTACCCGATCACGCTGCTGAAGGACGCCCAGAACGCCGAGGCCGCCAAGGCGTTCATCGCGCTGGTGCAGTCCGCCGAGGGCCAGCAGGTCCTGACCGCGGCCGGGTTCCTCAAGCCGTGA
- the modB gene encoding molybdate ABC transporter permease subunit — translation MIPSDKADAATDSLRGGPRRRRIRTSVPLPLLFPALIGLAFLVVPLIALLVRTPWRSLPEQLTSAEVWQALQLSLVCATAATAVSLVIGVPLAWLLARVEFPGRGLVRALVTLPLVLPPVVGGVALLMALGRNGIVGQWLDSWFGITLPFTTAGVVVAEAFVAMPFLVISVEGTLRATDPRYEEAATTLGASRFTAFRRITLPLIAPGIAAGAVLAWARALGEFGATITFAGNFPGRTQTMPLAVYLALQSDPEAAIALSLVLLAVSIAVLAGLRDRWMTAG, via the coding sequence GTGATCCCGAGCGACAAGGCCGACGCCGCGACCGACTCCCTCCGGGGTGGGCCGCGGCGTCGGCGCATTCGTACGAGCGTGCCGCTGCCCTTGCTGTTCCCCGCCCTGATCGGCCTGGCGTTCCTCGTCGTGCCGCTGATCGCCCTGCTCGTACGGACCCCGTGGCGCAGCCTGCCCGAGCAGCTGACCAGCGCCGAGGTGTGGCAGGCGCTCCAGCTGTCCCTGGTCTGCGCCACGGCGGCCACCGCGGTGAGCCTGGTGATCGGCGTGCCGTTGGCCTGGCTGCTGGCCCGGGTGGAGTTCCCCGGCCGCGGCCTCGTACGAGCCCTGGTCACCCTGCCCCTCGTCCTGCCGCCGGTCGTCGGCGGTGTGGCGCTGCTGATGGCGCTCGGCCGCAACGGCATCGTCGGGCAGTGGCTGGACTCCTGGTTCGGGATCACTCTTCCGTTCACCACGGCGGGGGTGGTGGTCGCGGAGGCGTTCGTGGCGATGCCGTTCCTCGTCATCAGCGTCGAGGGCACCCTGCGTGCCACCGATCCCCGCTACGAGGAGGCCGCCACCACCCTGGGCGCCTCCCGCTTCACCGCGTTCCGCCGGATCACCCTGCCCCTCATCGCTCCGGGCATCGCGGCGGGCGCCGTACTGGCCTGGGCCCGCGCGCTCGGCGAGTTCGGCGCGACGATCACTTTCGCCGGCAACTTCCCGGGCCGCACCCAGACCATGCCCCTGGCCGTGTACCTGGCGTTGCAGAGCGACCCCGAGGCGGCCATCGCGCTCAGCCTGGTGCTGCTGGCCGTGTCGATCGCGGTGCTGGCGGGGTTGCGGGACCGATGGATGACGGCGGGATGA
- a CDS encoding winged helix-turn-helix transcriptional regulator gives MSARTSFANWPCSIARTLDVVGDAWTPLVLREAFYGCRRFDDFQGELRIARNTLTDRLRRLVEAGLLERRLYESEPPRHEYLLTEKGKDLFPVLAAMASWGDRWLAGPEGPPVTLHHEACGHDGQAEVVCSACHEPLHADDTTARMGPGYPDRLRSRPDVQRRFSTE, from the coding sequence ATGAGCGCGCGGACGTCCTTCGCGAACTGGCCGTGCTCCATCGCGCGGACCCTGGACGTGGTCGGAGACGCCTGGACCCCGCTGGTCCTGCGCGAGGCGTTCTACGGCTGCCGCCGCTTCGACGACTTCCAGGGAGAGCTTCGCATCGCCCGGAACACGCTCACCGACCGGCTGCGACGTCTGGTCGAGGCGGGGCTGCTGGAGCGGCGGCTCTACGAGAGCGAGCCGCCACGCCACGAGTACCTGCTGACGGAGAAGGGCAAGGACCTCTTCCCGGTCCTCGCCGCGATGGCGAGCTGGGGCGACCGCTGGCTCGCCGGGCCCGAGGGGCCTCCCGTCACCCTGCACCACGAGGCCTGCGGCCACGACGGTCAGGCGGAGGTGGTGTGCTCCGCCTGCCACGAGCCGCTGCACGCCGACGACACGACCGCGCGGATGGGCCCCGGCTACCCGGACCGCCTCAGGTCCCGGCCCGACGTACAGCGCCGATTCTCCACGGAGTGA
- a CDS encoding LLM class flavin-dependent oxidoreductase, which yields MRAAITVEASGLGSWTRQADFVVEAEKLGLDICWVAEAWGSDAPSALGYYAARTERMLLGSGVMQVGTRTPVALAQTAITLSNLSQGRFLLGLGPSGPQVMEGLHGVPFARPLARVRETVEIVRQVLAGAKIDHSGTEYRIPLPGGDAVPMKLSMRAEHPVPLHLAALSPAMLRLAGEVADGWLGTSFVPEGAAGAYFAHLDEGLAHGGRARADLDVCQGAEVAFAADEEALSAMVAGRKKELAFSLGGMGSTSTNFYNRAYSRQGWAEVAAEVRQRWQAGDRDGAAALVTDEMVLATTLIGTETMVRERLRVWRDAGVDTVRLYPAGADLAARLDTLGRAIELVHEAGVRT from the coding sequence ATGAGGGCCGCGATCACGGTCGAGGCGTCAGGGCTCGGCTCCTGGACCCGGCAGGCTGACTTCGTCGTCGAGGCGGAGAAGCTGGGCCTGGACATCTGCTGGGTGGCCGAGGCCTGGGGCTCGGACGCGCCCTCCGCCCTGGGCTACTACGCCGCCCGCACCGAACGCATGCTGCTGGGCTCCGGAGTCATGCAGGTCGGGACGCGCACCCCGGTCGCGCTCGCGCAGACCGCGATCACCCTCTCCAACCTGTCCCAGGGACGCTTCCTGCTCGGCCTCGGCCCCTCGGGCCCGCAGGTGATGGAGGGACTGCACGGCGTTCCCTTCGCACGCCCGCTGGCGCGCGTCCGCGAAACGGTGGAGATCGTGCGGCAGGTCCTGGCCGGCGCCAAGATCGACCACTCCGGCACCGAGTACCGCATCCCGCTGCCCGGCGGCGACGCCGTACCGATGAAACTGTCGATGCGGGCCGAGCACCCCGTGCCGCTGCACCTGGCCGCACTGTCACCGGCCATGCTCCGGCTGGCCGGCGAGGTCGCCGACGGCTGGCTCGGCACGAGCTTCGTACCCGAGGGAGCTGCGGGTGCCTACTTCGCTCACCTCGACGAAGGGCTGGCGCACGGCGGGCGCGCCCGAGCGGATCTGGACGTCTGCCAGGGCGCCGAAGTGGCCTTCGCCGCCGACGAGGAAGCCCTCAGCGCCATGGTGGCCGGCCGCAAGAAGGAACTGGCCTTCAGCCTCGGCGGCATGGGCTCGACGTCCACCAACTTCTACAACCGCGCATACAGCAGGCAGGGCTGGGCCGAGGTCGCCGCGGAGGTACGGCAGCGCTGGCAGGCCGGTGACCGGGACGGGGCGGCCGCGCTGGTCACCGACGAGATGGTCCTGGCGACCACGTTGATCGGCACCGAGACCATGGTCCGGGAGCGGCTGCGCGTCTGGCGCGACGCCGGCGTGGACACCGTCCGCCTGTACCCGGCGGGTGCGGACCTGGCCGCCCGGCTCGACACCCTGGGCCGAGCGATCGAGCTGGTCCACGAGGCCGGAGTGCGGACATGA